The Natrinema salaciae genome includes a window with the following:
- a CDS encoding YihY/virulence factor BrkB family protein — MELPETLTAIYRTASDRDLTFLAAGFAYYAFVSLIPMVLLALVVGSLLGGEQAAQRLITAAGDFLPASGEDLVTDALTTESGRAEATIVALLVAAWGALKVFRGLSLAFDRVYDEVAEDTLVDQIRDGLTVIVAGAGALALMVGIGAALRIVANTVPFVGLLGWLTLLVGLVLVFLPVYYVLPPIPVGLAEILPGAIFAAVGWTVLQVGFQLYAANAAQYEAYGAVGVVLLFVTWLYFAGIIILVGAVLNVVRSRPPLAE; from the coding sequence ATGGAACTCCCGGAGACGCTCACCGCGATCTATCGGACGGCGAGCGATCGCGACCTGACATTTCTCGCGGCCGGCTTCGCCTACTACGCCTTCGTCTCGCTGATTCCGATGGTGCTGCTCGCCCTCGTCGTCGGCTCACTGCTGGGCGGCGAACAGGCCGCCCAGCGACTGATCACCGCCGCGGGCGACTTCCTCCCGGCGTCGGGCGAGGACCTCGTTACCGACGCGCTGACGACCGAGTCCGGTCGCGCCGAGGCGACGATCGTCGCGCTGCTGGTCGCCGCCTGGGGCGCGCTCAAGGTGTTTCGCGGGCTGAGTCTCGCGTTCGACAGGGTCTACGACGAGGTGGCGGAGGACACGCTCGTCGATCAGATCAGGGACGGCCTCACGGTGATCGTCGCCGGGGCGGGCGCGCTCGCCCTGATGGTCGGCATCGGCGCTGCACTCAGGATCGTCGCGAACACCGTCCCGTTCGTCGGCCTGTTGGGCTGGCTCACGCTGCTGGTGGGTCTCGTCCTCGTCTTCCTCCCGGTCTACTACGTTCTCCCGCCGATCCCCGTCGGCCTCGCCGAGATCCTTCCGGGCGCGATCTTCGCCGCGGTCGGCTGGACGGTCCTCCAGGTGGGGTTCCAGCTGTACGCGGCAAACGCCGCGCAGTACGAGGCCTACGGGGCCGTCGGCGTCGTCCTCCTGTTCGTCACCTGGCTCTACTTCGCCGGCATCATCATCCTCGTCGGTGCCGTTCTCAACGTCGTCCGATCGCGGCCCCCGCTCGCCGAGTAG
- the trpE gene encoding anthranilate synthase component I, whose translation MQDSEPVVADRPTFDIDREAFREYAGTSADRAERPAVVRTVATLECDTTPLAAYAALTGRSDATDRERSPYAFLLESAEKTPSSDPDGAFRPSSAGAERHARYSYVGYDPEAVVTVESGEATVEALSENAPLDAIETDAAGDTVDALRAAMPDVRLENVPDHDRQHLEGGLVGFLAYDAVYDLWLEEVGLERPDSRFPDAQFLLTTKTLAFDERDGTVSLVFTPVLEADDDPDAVYDALRDEAAAVATTLCGAEPPETGGFVREEEVAGPRAEYEESVRRAKEHVLDGDIYQGVVSRTRELYGEVDPLGFYEAMREVNPSPYMYLLDHDDLTVVGASPETLISVRGREVMSNPIAGTCDRGSSPVEDRRLAGEMLADGKERAEHTMLVDLARNDVRRVSEPGSVRVDEFMNVLKYSHVQHIESTVTGTLAEDSAVADHGSPARETEAPDAFDATRASFPAGTLSGAPKIRAMEIIDDLESTPRGLYGGGVGYYSWSGDADFAIVIRTATVEDCAARRAANEGSGEDDPGADDERDRITVQAGAGLVADSDPAAEYEETEKKMGGVLAALEEIERPADESTPDDEPGATPEVGR comes from the coding sequence ATGCAGGACTCCGAACCCGTGGTGGCCGACCGACCGACGTTCGACATCGACCGGGAGGCGTTCCGCGAGTACGCGGGTACGAGCGCGGACCGGGCGGAGCGACCCGCCGTCGTCCGCACCGTCGCAACGCTCGAGTGTGACACGACGCCGCTGGCCGCCTACGCCGCCCTCACCGGCCGATCGGACGCGACCGATCGCGAGCGCTCACCGTACGCCTTCCTGCTGGAGAGCGCGGAGAAGACGCCCTCGAGCGATCCGGACGGCGCGTTCCGGCCGAGCAGCGCGGGCGCGGAGCGCCACGCGCGCTACTCCTACGTGGGGTACGATCCCGAGGCCGTCGTGACGGTCGAGTCCGGCGAGGCGACCGTCGAGGCGCTGTCCGAGAACGCCCCGCTCGACGCGATCGAGACCGACGCGGCCGGCGACACCGTCGACGCGCTCCGGGCCGCCATGCCGGACGTCCGCCTCGAGAACGTCCCCGACCACGACCGCCAGCATCTGGAGGGCGGCCTGGTCGGCTTTCTCGCGTACGACGCCGTCTACGACCTCTGGCTCGAGGAGGTCGGTCTCGAGCGCCCCGACTCGCGGTTTCCCGATGCGCAGTTCCTCCTGACGACGAAGACGCTGGCGTTCGACGAGCGCGACGGGACGGTCTCGCTGGTCTTCACGCCAGTGCTCGAGGCCGACGACGACCCGGACGCGGTCTACGACGCGCTCCGAGACGAGGCTGCCGCGGTCGCGACGACGCTTTGCGGTGCCGAGCCGCCCGAAACGGGCGGGTTCGTCCGCGAGGAGGAGGTCGCCGGACCCAGGGCGGAGTACGAAGAGAGCGTCCGGCGGGCCAAAGAGCACGTCCTCGATGGGGACATCTACCAGGGCGTCGTCTCCCGGACGCGGGAGCTCTACGGCGAGGTCGATCCCCTCGGCTTCTACGAGGCGATGCGGGAGGTGAACCCGTCGCCGTACATGTACCTGCTCGACCACGACGACCTGACCGTCGTCGGGGCCAGCCCCGAGACCCTGATTTCAGTTCGCGGGCGCGAGGTCATGTCGAATCCGATCGCCGGCACCTGCGACCGGGGCTCGAGTCCCGTCGAGGACCGCCGGCTCGCGGGCGAGATGCTGGCCGACGGCAAAGAACGGGCCGAACACACGATGCTGGTCGATCTCGCGCGCAACGACGTTCGACGCGTGTCGGAACCCGGCTCGGTTCGCGTCGACGAGTTCATGAACGTCCTGAAGTACAGTCACGTCCAGCATATCGAGTCGACGGTGACCGGGACGTTGGCGGAGGATTCGGCCGTCGCCGATCACGGGTCGCCAGCCCGGGAGACCGAGGCTCCCGACGCGTTCGACGCCACTCGAGCCTCGTTCCCCGCCGGGACTCTCTCGGGCGCGCCGAAGATCCGGGCGATGGAGATCATCGACGACCTCGAGTCGACTCCCCGCGGCCTCTACGGGGGCGGCGTCGGCTACTACTCCTGGTCGGGCGACGCGGACTTCGCGATCGTGATTCGAACGGCCACTGTCGAGGACTGCGCGGCGCGACGCGCCGCGAACGAGGGCTCGGGGGAGGACGACCCGGGAGCCGACGACGAGCGAGATCGGATCACCGTCCAGGCCGGCGCGGGCCTGGTCGCCGACAGCGACCCCGCCGCCGAGTACGAGGAGACCGAGAAGAAGATGGGCGGCGTCCTCGCGGCGCTCGAGGAGATCGAACGCCCCGCCGACGAGTCGACGCCGGACGACGAACCCGGTGCGACGCCGGAGGTGGGGCGATGA
- the trpG gene encoding anthranilate synthase component II, which produces MSATAVDDDRRTDGDADPVTVLFVDNYDSFTYNLVEYVSQQAGTETEVLKNTASLADVRAVDPDAIVISPGPGHPKNDRDVGVTMDVLRELSPEIPTLGVCLGLEAAVYEYGGTVGRAPEPIHGKAAAVDHDGAGVFDGLEQGFRAGRYHSLVATEVPDCLAVTATADHDGETLVMGVRHREYPLECVQFHPESVLTAKGHDVIENFLSSV; this is translated from the coding sequence ATGAGCGCGACGGCGGTGGACGACGACCGGCGGACCGACGGCGACGCGGACCCCGTCACGGTCCTGTTCGTCGACAACTACGACTCCTTCACGTACAATCTCGTCGAGTACGTCAGCCAGCAGGCCGGGACCGAAACCGAGGTCCTGAAGAACACGGCGTCGCTCGCGGACGTGCGCGCCGTCGACCCCGACGCGATCGTCATCAGCCCGGGACCGGGTCACCCGAAGAACGACCGCGACGTCGGCGTCACGATGGACGTGCTCCGGGAACTCTCGCCCGAGATACCGACGCTCGGCGTCTGCCTCGGCCTCGAGGCCGCCGTCTACGAGTACGGCGGTACCGTCGGTCGCGCACCCGAACCGATCCACGGGAAGGCCGCCGCGGTGGACCACGACGGCGCGGGCGTCTTCGACGGCCTCGAGCAGGGGTTCCGGGCGGGCCGGTACCACTCGCTGGTCGCGACCGAGGTGCCCGACTGTCTCGCGGTGACGGCGACCGCGGACCACGACGGCGAAACGCTCGTCATGGGGGTGCGCCACCGGGAGTACCCGCTCGAGTGCGTGCAGTTCCACCCCGAGAGCGTCCTTACCGCGAAGGGACACGACGTGATCGAGAACTTCCTCTCGAGCGTCTAG
- a CDS encoding CAP domain-containing protein has product MDGRRSEPAGTEPDGSRDRALLRGLVNFLVAVLLVCSLALGTALFAPQIIDGLDLEGGPSPNADPPPAGERNPAVADPDDPGNSSYRTTVELVRSPTVEDFVHAEINERRADHGLEPLAWDGTVASVARAHSGDMARREYFAHRNPDGEGPYDRFQDVDGYCRGYGENIAMTWVDRRVERPGGGGVVRYRTAERLATGLVDQWMNSTDHRAAILEEGETPRWDRAGVGVYIADDGSVYAGQNFCREW; this is encoded by the coding sequence ATGGACGGTCGGCGGTCGGAACCGGCGGGGACCGAGCCGGACGGGAGTCGCGACCGCGCGCTGCTTCGCGGGCTGGTGAACTTTCTCGTCGCGGTCCTCCTCGTCTGCTCGCTCGCGCTCGGCACCGCCCTGTTCGCCCCCCAGATCATCGACGGCCTCGATCTCGAGGGCGGCCCGTCGCCGAACGCCGATCCGCCGCCAGCCGGCGAGCGCAACCCCGCGGTGGCCGATCCGGACGATCCGGGCAACTCGAGCTACCGGACAACCGTCGAACTCGTCCGCTCTCCGACCGTAGAGGACTTCGTCCACGCCGAGATCAACGAGCGTCGGGCCGATCACGGCCTCGAGCCGCTCGCGTGGGACGGGACCGTGGCGTCCGTCGCGCGCGCCCACAGCGGCGACATGGCCCGTCGCGAGTACTTCGCACACCGGAACCCCGACGGGGAGGGGCCGTACGACCGGTTTCAGGACGTCGACGGCTACTGTCGAGGGTACGGCGAGAACATCGCCATGACGTGGGTCGACCGGCGCGTCGAGCGACCCGGCGGCGGCGGCGTCGTCCGGTACCGAACCGCCGAGAGGCTCGCGACCGGGCTGGTCGACCAGTGGATGAACTCCACGGACCACCGCGCGGCGATCCTCGAGGAGGGCGAGACGCCCCGCTGGGACCGAGCGGGCGTCGGGGTCTACATCGCCGACGACGGCTCGGTCTACGCGGGCCAGAACTTCTGTCGCGAGTGGTGA
- a CDS encoding variable surface family protein translates to MSSQLNGDLLLGQSRNELFETHSSPTEILARLEAERSEELPDNFLEEATPREPNDILVLRGTAAEGFNRRSWKEEDELRDEDFHREEFIDPPAGTVSTGEFEDCLGKEFRSILAHDYGTCSECDGTPEWDCERCEGDAVIECDSCGGAGSKSCPDCRGAGEFTCSECEGQQDVSCDTCDGDGELTIEDDCPNCTDGVIRVKETCSQCQGEGKLMRGDERVSCSRCSGGWFSSGGVVAVKNTCPECRGRGATRRRTTCHDCGGSQRQACGECSGTGSLPCETCAKVGHVACKSCDGSGERSCPDCPDGTVTCSVCEGDRETHSIAVRRTTIRPDTADVTVGQLPHGITNPDWVRSEPVYLEVETRAGTTAAREATEIDIDRVGDGTYVRSELRYVAIRELTYDYGEQNFRVRELNDEIHYTRYPEPEAPGLIDRVRNLF, encoded by the coding sequence ATGAGTTCGCAGCTGAACGGGGACCTCCTTCTGGGTCAGTCCCGGAACGAACTGTTCGAAACGCATTCGAGTCCGACGGAAATCCTCGCTCGACTGGAGGCGGAACGGAGCGAGGAGCTGCCGGATAACTTCCTGGAGGAAGCGACACCGCGCGAACCGAACGATATCCTCGTTCTCCGCGGGACGGCGGCCGAAGGATTCAACAGACGGAGCTGGAAGGAGGAGGACGAGCTGCGGGACGAGGATTTCCACCGGGAGGAGTTCATCGATCCGCCCGCAGGCACCGTCTCGACCGGCGAATTCGAGGATTGCCTCGGCAAAGAGTTCCGAAGCATACTCGCCCACGATTACGGCACCTGTTCGGAGTGCGACGGGACGCCGGAGTGGGACTGCGAGCGCTGTGAAGGCGACGCTGTCATCGAGTGCGATAGCTGTGGCGGTGCCGGTTCGAAGTCGTGCCCGGACTGCCGAGGGGCGGGGGAGTTCACGTGCTCCGAATGCGAGGGACAACAGGACGTGTCGTGCGACACCTGCGATGGAGACGGTGAGCTGACGATAGAAGACGACTGTCCGAACTGTACGGATGGGGTAATTCGGGTCAAAGAGACGTGTTCGCAGTGTCAGGGGGAGGGGAAACTGATGAGGGGAGACGAACGGGTTTCGTGTTCACGCTGTTCCGGCGGCTGGTTCTCGTCGGGCGGTGTCGTCGCCGTCAAGAACACCTGCCCGGAGTGTCGCGGACGGGGCGCTACCCGCCGTCGAACCACGTGTCACGATTGCGGCGGCAGTCAACGGCAAGCGTGCGGAGAGTGTTCGGGCACCGGATCACTCCCCTGCGAAACGTGTGCGAAGGTCGGGCACGTCGCGTGCAAATCCTGTGATGGAAGCGGAGAACGGTCGTGTCCCGATTGTCCCGACGGAACCGTGACCTGTTCTGTCTGCGAGGGGGATCGGGAAACCCACAGTATCGCCGTCCGGCGCACGACCATTCGACCCGATACGGCTGACGTCACCGTCGGGCAACTCCCTCACGGAATCACGAACCCGGACTGGGTGAGATCCGAACCGGTCTATCTCGAGGTCGAAACACGGGCCGGAACGACCGCCGCGAGGGAGGCCACGGAAATCGACATCGACCGGGTCGGGGACGGGACGTACGTTCGATCGGAGCTTCGCTACGTGGCGATTCGGGAACTGACCTACGATTACGGTGAGCAGAACTTCAGGGTCCGCGAACTGAACGACGAAATTCACTATACGCGGTATCCCGAACCGGAGGCACCGGGATTGATCGACCGAGTCCGAAACCTCTTCTGA
- a CDS encoding AEC family transporter, whose amino-acid sequence MEVLGRLLALLVVLLVGAGARTTGVLDERRTELLNAVAYYVALPALIFVSTYDRSVVALLSPALLGGLLFVLLATAGLAWLVHRRRDSRAHRSVAIVQSYHSNLGYLGLPLVAATFDPAVTAVASVVLGVVTLTQLPLTILVLSRLNGAGASIRRELRGLATNPVLLTLLAGLAAGSIGLAVPSPVATGLDAVGSLALPVALLCVGASLQIDQPSIDVGAAAAVVALKICLMPAIAWLVFSALPVDPATFTASVVMLGTPTAVSTFVFASELGGDREFASLNVFVTTLASVATLFVLITLVG is encoded by the coding sequence ATGGAAGTCCTCGGCCGGCTGCTGGCGCTGCTCGTCGTGTTGCTGGTCGGTGCCGGAGCGCGGACGACCGGGGTGCTCGACGAGCGCCGAACCGAACTGTTGAACGCCGTCGCCTACTACGTCGCGCTTCCGGCGCTGATCTTCGTCTCGACGTACGACCGATCGGTCGTCGCGCTCCTCTCGCCCGCGCTGCTCGGCGGCCTGCTGTTCGTGTTGCTCGCGACCGCTGGGCTAGCCTGGCTCGTCCACCGGCGGCGGGACTCGAGGGCACACCGGAGCGTCGCGATCGTCCAGTCGTATCACTCGAATCTGGGCTACCTGGGACTGCCGCTGGTCGCCGCAACGTTCGATCCGGCGGTGACGGCGGTCGCGAGCGTCGTACTCGGCGTCGTCACCCTGACCCAGTTGCCGCTGACGATTCTCGTGCTCTCGCGGCTCAACGGTGCCGGCGCCTCGATCCGGCGGGAGTTGCGCGGCCTCGCGACCAATCCCGTCCTGCTGACGCTGCTCGCCGGACTCGCCGCCGGATCGATCGGACTCGCGGTTCCGTCGCCCGTCGCCACCGGCCTCGATGCCGTCGGCTCGCTCGCGTTACCGGTCGCGCTGCTCTGCGTCGGGGCGTCCCTGCAGATCGACCAGCCCTCGATCGACGTCGGTGCGGCCGCGGCCGTCGTCGCCCTCAAAATCTGTCTGATGCCCGCCATCGCGTGGCTCGTCTTCTCCGCGCTCCCCGTCGATCCGGCGACGTTCACCGCCAGCGTGGTGATGCTCGGGACGCCGACGGCCGTCTCGACGTTCGTCTTCGCGAGCGAACTCGGCGGCGACCGGGAGTTCGCGTCGCTGAACGTCTTCGTCACGACGCTCGCATCGGTGGCGACGCTGTTCGTCCTCATCACGCTCGTCGGTTGA
- the trpD gene encoding anthranilate phosphoribosyltransferase, translating to MQEYVERVADGEDLTQSDARAASTAVFEDATEAQIGALLTALRAKGETEAEIAGFAEGMRDAARTISPDREPLVDTCGTGGDDYDTINVSTTSAIVAAGAGVPVAKHGNYSVSSSSGSADVLEAVGVNVEAEPPAVETAIEDDGIGFMLAPVFHPAMKAVIGPRKELGMRTIFNVLGPLTNPAGADAQVVGVYDPDLVPVLADALSRMAVERALVVHGAGTDEIAVHGETVAAEVEGNSVETISLEPADLGLDRHDIEDISGGTPEENAADMRGIVEGDVTGAKRDVILANAGAAIYVAGEAESLGAGADAAREAIDSGEAARKLERLRGATARPEGR from the coding sequence ATGCAGGAATACGTCGAACGAGTTGCTGACGGGGAAGATCTCACGCAATCGGACGCTCGAGCGGCGTCGACGGCCGTTTTCGAGGATGCGACGGAGGCACAGATCGGCGCGCTGCTGACGGCGCTGCGCGCGAAAGGGGAGACGGAAGCCGAGATCGCCGGCTTCGCCGAGGGAATGCGCGACGCGGCCAGGACCATCTCGCCCGATCGGGAACCGCTCGTCGATACCTGTGGCACGGGTGGGGACGACTACGACACGATCAACGTCTCGACGACGAGCGCGATCGTCGCCGCCGGCGCGGGCGTACCGGTCGCCAAACACGGCAACTACTCCGTCTCGTCGTCGTCGGGCAGCGCGGACGTGCTCGAGGCGGTCGGCGTGAACGTCGAAGCCGAACCGCCGGCCGTCGAGACGGCCATCGAGGACGACGGCATCGGCTTCATGCTCGCGCCGGTGTTTCACCCGGCGATGAAGGCCGTCATCGGACCGCGCAAGGAACTCGGGATGCGGACGATCTTTAACGTGCTCGGTCCGCTCACGAATCCCGCCGGGGCGGACGCGCAGGTCGTCGGCGTCTACGACCCCGACCTCGTCCCCGTGCTCGCGGACGCGCTGTCGCGAATGGCCGTCGAGCGCGCGCTGGTCGTCCACGGCGCGGGGACCGACGAAATCGCCGTCCACGGCGAGACGGTCGCCGCGGAGGTCGAGGGGAACTCGGTCGAAACGATCTCCCTCGAGCCGGCGGATCTCGGGCTCGATCGCCACGACATCGAGGACATTTCGGGCGGCACACCCGAGGAGAACGCGGCCGACATGCGCGGCATCGTCGAGGGCGACGTGACCGGCGCGAAGCGGGACGTCATCCTCGCGAACGCCGGCGCGGCGATCTACGTCGCCGGCGAGGCCGAGTCGCTCGGGGCGGGAGCCGACGCCGCTCGCGAAGCGATCGACTCCGGCGAGGCGGCGCGGAAACTCGAGCGGCTCCGCGGCGCGACGGCCAGGCCGGAGGGACGATGA
- a CDS encoding lycopene cyclase domain-containing protein, whose protein sequence is MLDISVFGRYTYLVTELVWGTVAVLLLRRANALRKAAITILALYPIAYVWDRYTLAVGVFDITLRTGIDIAGIPLEEHLFMAVVPGLVVGIHETIFGDCADVGGPGTPTP, encoded by the coding sequence ATGCTCGATATCAGCGTCTTCGGTCGGTACACCTACCTCGTCACGGAGCTCGTCTGGGGAACCGTCGCCGTCCTCTTGCTCCGTCGCGCGAACGCGCTCCGAAAGGCGGCGATCACGATCCTCGCGCTGTACCCTATCGCCTACGTCTGGGACCGGTACACCCTCGCCGTCGGCGTCTTCGACATCACTCTCCGGACGGGGATCGATATCGCCGGCATTCCGCTCGAGGAACACCTCTTCATGGCGGTGGTTCCCGGACTCGTCGTCGGGATTCACGAGACGATCTTCGGTGACTGCGCCGACGTCGGCGGGCCGGGGACGCCGACCCCGTAA
- a CDS encoding selenium-binding protein SBP56-related protein: MSSHSERSDESHVHDGHHEHHADAVGYATPQAAIEESPRETVAYVPTLYVGTETDAADMLAVVDVDPDSSTYCEVVDRIEMPTKGDELHHFGWNACSSSCHVEGAERRYLVVPGNRSSRIHIIDAADRDNPELVDVIEPEAVFEYDLSAPHTVHCIPDGKIMISMLGNADGELPGGFLLLDEDFEIEGRWDTPGDIGMNYDFWYQPRRNVMISSEWAAPKTYQPGFDLEDVEAGKYGHRLNVWNWEDRTVEQTIDLGEAGMVPLEVRFLHSPVADHAYVGAALSSNMFHLYRADGEWRAENVIDVESREHEDWDMPVPGLITDLLVSMDDRYLFFANWLHGDVRMYDISDPASPRLTDTLSVGGLFGDVREVQDRPINAGPQMLQLSLDGERLYFTTSLYSTWDDQFFPDEGKQGSVMLKADVNPRTGSMTLDETFLVDFGTLPEGPARAHEIRWPDGDCTSDVWM, translated from the coding sequence ATGAGCTCTCACTCAGAACGCTCCGACGAGAGTCACGTCCACGACGGCCACCACGAACACCACGCCGACGCGGTGGGATACGCGACGCCGCAGGCCGCCATCGAGGAGTCGCCTCGAGAAACGGTCGCCTACGTCCCGACGTTGTACGTCGGGACCGAGACGGACGCCGCGGACATGCTAGCCGTCGTCGACGTCGATCCGGATTCGTCGACGTACTGCGAGGTCGTCGACAGGATCGAGATGCCGACCAAGGGCGACGAGCTCCACCACTTCGGCTGGAACGCCTGCTCGTCGTCCTGCCACGTCGAGGGCGCGGAGCGCCGGTACCTCGTCGTTCCGGGGAACCGCTCGTCTCGCATCCACATCATCGACGCCGCCGATCGCGACAACCCCGAACTCGTCGACGTGATCGAGCCCGAGGCGGTCTTCGAGTACGATCTCTCGGCGCCCCACACCGTCCACTGCATCCCGGACGGGAAGATCATGATCAGTATGCTCGGCAACGCCGACGGCGAGCTCCCGGGCGGGTTCCTCCTCCTCGACGAGGACTTCGAGATCGAGGGCCGCTGGGATACGCCCGGTGACATCGGAATGAACTACGACTTCTGGTACCAGCCGCGCCGGAACGTGATGATCTCCTCCGAGTGGGCCGCGCCGAAGACCTACCAGCCGGGGTTCGACCTCGAGGACGTCGAGGCCGGAAAGTACGGCCACCGACTCAACGTCTGGAACTGGGAGGACCGAACGGTCGAGCAGACGATCGATCTCGGCGAAGCGGGGATGGTTCCGCTCGAGGTGCGGTTCCTCCACAGCCCGGTGGCCGATCACGCCTACGTCGGCGCCGCGCTCTCGTCGAACATGTTCCACCTGTACAGAGCGGACGGCGAGTGGCGCGCGGAGAACGTCATCGACGTGGAGTCCCGCGAACACGAGGACTGGGATATGCCGGTTCCCGGCCTCATCACGGACCTCCTGGTTTCGATGGACGACCGCTACCTGTTCTTCGCGAACTGGCTCCACGGGGACGTCCGCATGTACGACATCTCCGACCCGGCGAGCCCGCGCCTGACGGACACGCTCTCCGTGGGGGGGCTCTTCGGGGACGTTCGCGAGGTGCAGGACCGACCGATCAACGCCGGACCGCAGATGCTCCAGCTCTCGCTCGACGGCGAGCGGCTCTACTTCACGACGTCGCTGTACTCGACCTGGGACGACCAGTTCTTCCCCGACGAAGGGAAGCAGGGGTCCGTGATGCTGAAAGCCGACGTGAATCCGCGTACCGGATCGATGACGCTCGACGAGACGTTCCTCGTCGACTTCGGGACGCTCCCGGAGGGGCCGGCACGAGCCCACGAAATCCGGTGGCCCGACGGCGACTGCACGAGCGACGTCTGGATGTAG
- a CDS encoding phosphoribosylanthranilate isomerase yields MTRVKVCGLTTEADLEAAVDAGADAVGIICDVPVETPREVSTERAAALAAATPPFVTSVLVTMPAGPEDAIELIEAVEPDAIQIHGGIRPGDLAYLRAKLETEILLAVDADDARTAETYDDVVDALVVDTPGEDGGGGTGRTHDWDRTRTATAALESPLILAGGLTPANVGDAVRTVEPFAVDVASGVEERGGVKDAEAVRSFVDRAKNARRPAEP; encoded by the coding sequence ATGACCCGCGTCAAGGTCTGCGGGCTGACCACCGAAGCCGATCTCGAGGCGGCCGTCGACGCGGGTGCGGACGCGGTCGGTATCATCTGTGACGTCCCCGTCGAGACGCCGCGCGAGGTGTCGACCGAGCGGGCCGCGGCGCTCGCAGCGGCGACCCCGCCGTTCGTGACGAGCGTGCTCGTGACGATGCCCGCCGGGCCCGAAGACGCGATCGAGCTGATCGAGGCGGTCGAGCCCGATGCGATCCAGATCCACGGCGGCATTCGCCCCGGCGATCTCGCCTACCTGCGCGCGAAGCTGGAGACGGAGATCCTGCTCGCGGTCGACGCCGACGACGCGAGGACTGCCGAGACCTACGACGACGTCGTCGACGCGCTCGTCGTCGACACGCCCGGCGAAGACGGCGGCGGCGGGACCGGGCGGACCCACGACTGGGACCGGACCAGAACGGCGACCGCGGCTCTCGAGTCGCCGCTGATCCTCGCTGGCGGACTCACGCCGGCGAACGTCGGCGACGCAGTTCGCACCGTCGAGCCGTTCGCCGTCGACGTGGCCAGCGGCGTCGAGGAGCGCGGCGGCGTCAAGGACGCCGAGGCCGTGCGATCGTTCGTCGACCGAGCCAAGAACGCCCGCCGACCGGCGGAGCCGTAA